The following coding sequences are from one Terriglobales bacterium window:
- the hrcA gene encoding heat-inducible transcriptional repressor HrcA, protein MPNQPNIGEREREILTAIVSTFIATGEPVGSRTLARMNAEGLSPATIRNVMADLSDAGYLEQPHTSAGRVPTTEAYRYYVEQLTGRARISENDAGLIEDSLHGISDPQEFLERTSQVLSLISHGVGVTVASTGQRKALEHIYFSRLSENKILAVLVTRSGVVRDRLLRVEHDLSQADLDVAARYINENFQGWTMEAVRAEIARRLEEERSEYDRMMRSLEQLYRQGALAAEPSSQSVYIGGAANLVGNEQDTARLRQLLQTLEEKERVADLLAAYLNAQQEAVRVVIGLEDAMPHMRNFVLIGAPARVGDEVRGSLAVLGPTRIDYEHTITAVSYIARLFDKILNEGE, encoded by the coding sequence ATGCCGAACCAACCCAACATCGGAGAGCGCGAACGCGAGATCCTGACGGCGATCGTTTCCACCTTCATCGCCACCGGCGAGCCGGTAGGATCGCGGACGCTGGCGCGCATGAATGCCGAGGGCCTGAGCCCGGCGACCATCCGCAACGTCATGGCCGACCTCTCCGATGCCGGCTATCTGGAGCAGCCGCACACTTCCGCGGGCCGCGTGCCGACCACCGAGGCCTACCGCTACTACGTGGAACAGTTGACGGGGCGAGCGCGAATCTCGGAGAACGACGCAGGGCTGATCGAGGACTCGCTGCACGGGATCAGCGATCCGCAGGAGTTTTTGGAGCGGACGTCGCAGGTGCTCTCGCTGATCTCGCACGGCGTGGGTGTAACGGTAGCCAGCACGGGGCAGCGCAAGGCGCTGGAGCACATCTATTTTTCGCGTCTGTCGGAAAACAAGATTCTGGCGGTGCTGGTCACACGCTCGGGCGTGGTGCGCGACCGGCTGCTGCGGGTCGAACACGACCTGAGCCAGGCCGACCTGGACGTTGCGGCGCGCTACATCAACGAAAATTTTCAAGGCTGGACGATGGAAGCCGTGCGCGCAGAAATTGCGCGGCGGCTGGAAGAAGAACGCAGCGAGTACGACCGCATGATGCGGTCCCTCGAACAGCTCTACCGGCAAGGCGCGCTGGCGGCCGAGCCTTCGTCGCAAAGCGTGTACATCGGCGGCGCGGCCAACCTGGTGGGGAACGAGCAGGACACCGCGCGTCTTCGGCAGCTTTTGCAGACGCTCGAAGAGAAAGAGCGCGTTGCCGACCTGCTGGCCGCGTATCTCAACGCGCAGCAGGAAGCAGTGCGCGTCGTGATCGGCCTGGAAGACGCGATGCCGCACATGCGCAACTTCGTACTCATCGGGGCGCCGGCCCGTGTTGGCGACGAGGTGCGCGGATCGCTGGCAGTGCTGGGCCCCACGCGCATCGACTACGAACACACCATCACGGCGGTGAGCTATATCGCGCGGCTCTTCGACAAGATCCTCAACGAAGGCGAATAG
- the grpE gene encoding nucleotide exchange factor GrpE: MARGNGKSELDQDVRLDAERELTAGDDSAAAAEVAQEELQRTRAERDALLDRMARLQAEFENARKRSAREQADFRDYALVDAARTLLPILDSLDRALKSSRGGGDEFRSGVELIQRQFSDALAKMGVRPVPAQGEPFDPTLHEAVEMVERSDVPDHQVIEELQRGYRLKDRLLRPAMVRVARNPKG; this comes from the coding sequence ATGGCGAGAGGGAATGGCAAATCCGAACTTGACCAGGATGTCCGGCTGGATGCCGAGCGCGAGCTGACCGCGGGCGACGACAGCGCGGCAGCAGCCGAGGTTGCGCAGGAGGAGCTGCAGCGCACCCGAGCGGAGCGCGACGCGCTGCTCGACCGCATGGCGCGGCTGCAGGCCGAGTTCGAGAATGCGCGCAAGCGCTCCGCGCGCGAGCAGGCCGACTTCCGGGACTACGCGCTGGTGGATGCCGCCCGGACGCTGTTGCCAATCCTCGACAGCCTGGACCGCGCGCTGAAAAGTTCGCGCGGCGGGGGCGATGAGTTCCGCTCCGGCGTGGAGCTGATTCAGCGGCAGTTCAGCGACGCGCTGGCGAAAATGGGCGTGCGTCCCGTGCCTGCCCAGGGCGAGCCCTTCGATCCAACGCTGCACGAAGCGGTGGAAATGGTGGAGCGCAGCGATGTCCCCGATCATCAGGTGATTGAGGAGTTGCAGCGGGGCTACAGGCTGAAAGACCGGCTGCTGCGTCCGGCGATGGTGCGGGTGGCGCGCAATCCGAAGGGCTAG
- the dnaJ gene encoding molecular chaperone DnaJ, translating to MATNAKRDYYEVLGVARGASEQEIKSAYRKLAMQYHPDRNPGNSDAEERFKECSEAYAVLADGDKRAQYDRFGHAGVSSAGGVGFDPTIFQDFGDIFSDLFGFGDLFGASGGRRRNRAQRGADLREDLSLEFEEAAFGVETEVHIRRHEGCEACGGTGAAKGKEPATCRTCGGRGQVRYQQGFLTIARTCPACAGAGRVIADPCAKCHGEGRVIRERRIEVKVPAGVEDGTRMRFSGQGEGGVNGGPAGDLYVVFHVKEHSFFERDGKDLHCAIPISFSQAALGAQITVPTLDGEHLLRIPEGTQTGTTFRIRNKGIASLNGHGKGDLYVQVKVQTPTRLSKQQRALLEQLDAGQPIENKPEKNSLLGKVKDIFTS from the coding sequence TTGGCAACCAACGCAAAACGCGACTACTACGAGGTGCTGGGGGTGGCGCGCGGCGCCAGCGAGCAGGAAATCAAGAGCGCCTACCGCAAGCTGGCCATGCAGTACCATCCCGACCGGAATCCCGGCAACAGCGATGCCGAAGAACGCTTCAAGGAGTGCAGCGAGGCGTACGCGGTGCTCGCCGACGGCGACAAGCGCGCGCAATACGATCGCTTCGGACACGCGGGCGTGAGCAGCGCGGGCGGTGTCGGGTTCGATCCCACCATCTTCCAGGACTTCGGCGACATCTTCAGCGACCTGTTCGGTTTCGGCGACCTGTTCGGCGCGAGCGGCGGCCGCCGGCGGAATCGCGCTCAGCGTGGCGCCGACCTGCGCGAAGACCTGAGCCTCGAATTCGAGGAAGCGGCGTTCGGGGTGGAGACCGAGGTGCACATTCGCCGCCACGAGGGCTGTGAGGCTTGCGGAGGCACCGGCGCGGCCAAGGGTAAAGAGCCGGCCACGTGCCGCACTTGCGGCGGGCGGGGGCAGGTGCGATATCAGCAGGGGTTCCTCACCATTGCGCGGACGTGCCCGGCGTGCGCGGGCGCGGGCCGCGTGATCGCCGATCCCTGCGCCAAGTGCCACGGCGAAGGGCGTGTGATTCGCGAGCGGCGGATCGAGGTCAAGGTCCCTGCGGGAGTGGAAGACGGGACACGCATGCGCTTCAGCGGACAGGGCGAGGGCGGCGTCAACGGCGGTCCGGCGGGCGACCTGTACGTGGTGTTTCACGTGAAGGAGCACAGCTTCTTCGAGCGCGACGGTAAAGACCTGCACTGCGCGATTCCGATCTCGTTTTCGCAGGCAGCCCTCGGCGCGCAAATCACGGTTCCCACGCTGGACGGCGAGCACTTGCTGAGAATTCCCGAAGGCACGCAAACGGGGACGACGTTCCGTATCCGCAACAAGGGAATTGCCTCGCTGAACGGGCACGGCAAGGGCGACCTGTACGTGCAGGTCAAAGTTCAGACCCCAACCAGGCTGAGCAAGCAGCAGCGCGCGCTGCTGGAACAACTGGACGCGGGCCAGCCGATCGAAAACAAGCCAGAGAAGAATTCGCTTCTCGGCAAAGTCAAAGACATCTTCACTTCCTGA
- a CDS encoding RsmE family RNA methyltransferase has product MTRRRWMADEHDGDTAALTGKHAAHLARVLRARVGEEFDIAVGERVRLGRVTRVSDDRVEFALGEELPSVRSGAITLALAIFKFDRFEWAVEKATELGASRIVPFAAARTDAHLAKAAIKRVERWRRIAREAAEQSRRVAPPEITDPAKFADVVKLESGARVVLAESECPLSLGDALAQAPAGSLALAIGPEGGWTERELEQFASAGWLCASLGANILRAETAVVAALAVAQAFSATAESGAS; this is encoded by the coding sequence GTGACCCGCCGACGCTGGATGGCCGACGAGCATGACGGCGATACCGCGGCGCTCACCGGCAAACACGCGGCGCACCTGGCGCGCGTGCTGCGAGCGCGAGTGGGCGAGGAATTTGATATCGCGGTGGGCGAGCGTGTGCGCCTTGGACGCGTGACGCGGGTGAGCGACGATCGCGTGGAATTCGCTTTAGGAGAAGAGTTGCCTTCGGTGCGATCCGGCGCGATCACGCTCGCGCTTGCCATCTTCAAGTTTGATCGCTTCGAGTGGGCGGTAGAGAAAGCCACCGAGCTTGGCGCGTCGCGGATCGTGCCCTTTGCGGCGGCGCGCACGGATGCGCATCTTGCCAAGGCGGCAATCAAGCGGGTGGAGCGCTGGCGGCGCATCGCACGCGAGGCGGCGGAGCAATCGCGGCGGGTGGCGCCGCCGGAAATCACAGACCCGGCAAAGTTCGCGGACGTTGTGAAGTTGGAAAGCGGCGCGCGCGTGGTACTCGCCGAATCCGAATGCCCGCTCTCGCTTGGTGACGCGCTGGCGCAAGCGCCCGCCGGTTCGCTGGCGCTGGCGATTGGTCCCGAGGGCGGGTGGACAGAGCGCGAACTGGAGCAATTTGCTTCGGCCGGATGGCTGTGCGCGTCGCTGGGGGCAAACATCCTTCGTGCCGAGACGGCAGTGGTTGCGGCGCTTGCGGTTGCGCAGGCGTTTTCCGCAACCGCGGAAAGCGGCGCCTCTTGA
- a CDS encoding ATP-dependent DNA helicase, which translates to MYDRLNPQQRIAVDHGRGPMLVVAGAGTGKTTVLVERLVRLVSSGEAKPEEVFAITYTKNAAQQLKDRVRERLGARGAKIWTGNFHAYCYELLKRHRRNFGILEPNDLWVYLRRRMARRELPLERYIRAAAPAVFLNDLLTFFERCHDELVDAARYELYVQQVAAGELPPPRVARQKEQDALSDDEKLARCREIARVFRAVEQMLAREKLGTFGHQITRAVSLLREKPEVLDAERRRARYLLIDEFQDANFAQIELATLLAGDERNIFAVGDPDQAIYQFRGASSAAFDEFLRRFPETRAVTLRENRRSTSPILTCAHSVIRRNPEISGPSAQVSELKRRRLESGREADAKERSETLPREPVNVVIATSVEEEAANIAEAIGRMQEASSCRCPEQRHLFGWCNFAVLYRQHRHREEVIRELAARRIPFVVKALDVLDTPEGRDAIALMRAVATGDGISQFRAAALPQYSIRGEEFRERLALHRGKVAEALADLEGGKALLQEVASTREEVRRRQLSASAALHFIERRFALSDSEPLRVLREFVERWREKPLAVRGDLDEFLEYLDWYVESGGRVARPEDDEDTAVPDAVRLMSVHGAKGLEFQHVFVLRVIKPGFPTSHREPLFEMPNELRGPAAPATDPELQHYEEERRLFYVAMTRARDTLTLSSKRGAGKKDPSPPGYLRELLTDREAAPFLRQRAAEPYATGLAAAAPASAVAAWMELPPMRRLDLDPLSATAIENYDRCPLKYKMERDWKLPEEPAGALSNGWAMHTALKAFFDAVQAGRPMTEPELQACFAAASASVQFEDEFQRELYAQQGRQQLHEFYELVTRSPFPRVQATEQRFQVEVGGAKVVGRFDRVDTLDGAGVAITDYKSGRPRDDDDADRSLQLSVYALAATKLGMRPERLAFFNLENSSTVTTTRSASDLRSAENKIAEIASAIAAGKFQARPGYHCGWCGWRSLCPETEERLFQIAPRSDAASAGADESPQTKD; encoded by the coding sequence GTGTACGACAGACTGAACCCGCAACAAAGGATTGCCGTCGATCACGGCCGCGGGCCCATGCTGGTGGTGGCCGGCGCCGGCACGGGCAAGACGACCGTGCTGGTGGAGCGGCTGGTGCGGCTGGTCTCGTCGGGCGAGGCCAAGCCGGAAGAGGTTTTCGCCATCACGTACACCAAGAACGCGGCACAGCAGCTCAAAGACCGTGTCCGCGAGCGGCTGGGCGCGCGGGGGGCGAAGATCTGGACGGGCAACTTCCATGCGTACTGCTACGAGCTGCTGAAACGCCATCGGCGCAACTTCGGGATCCTCGAGCCCAACGATCTGTGGGTGTACCTGCGGAGGCGGATGGCGCGTCGCGAGCTGCCGCTGGAGCGTTACATTCGCGCAGCCGCGCCCGCCGTTTTTCTAAACGACCTGCTCACCTTCTTTGAACGCTGCCACGACGAGCTGGTGGATGCCGCCCGTTATGAACTCTACGTGCAGCAGGTCGCGGCCGGTGAGCTTCCGCCGCCGCGGGTAGCGCGGCAGAAGGAGCAGGACGCGCTCAGCGATGACGAGAAGCTGGCGCGCTGCCGCGAAATTGCACGCGTGTTCCGCGCCGTGGAGCAGATGCTGGCGCGCGAGAAGCTGGGAACATTCGGGCACCAGATCACGCGGGCGGTGTCGCTGCTACGCGAGAAACCCGAGGTGCTCGACGCTGAACGCAGGCGTGCGCGGTATCTGCTGATCGACGAGTTCCAGGACGCGAACTTCGCGCAAATCGAGCTGGCCACGCTGCTGGCCGGCGATGAACGCAACATCTTCGCCGTCGGCGATCCCGACCAGGCCATCTACCAGTTTCGCGGCGCGTCGAGCGCAGCCTTCGACGAGTTCCTCCGGCGCTTTCCGGAGACGCGCGCTGTGACGCTGCGCGAAAACCGGCGGTCGACGTCGCCGATCCTGACGTGCGCCCACAGCGTCATCCGCCGCAACCCTGAGATTTCCGGACCGAGCGCGCAAGTGAGCGAGCTGAAGCGGCGACGGCTCGAGTCGGGCAGGGAAGCGGACGCGAAAGAACGAAGCGAGACACTGCCTCGCGAGCCGGTGAACGTAGTCATCGCCACCAGCGTCGAGGAGGAGGCGGCCAATATTGCCGAGGCGATCGGCCGGATGCAGGAGGCGAGCAGCTGCCGCTGCCCGGAGCAGCGGCACCTGTTCGGGTGGTGCAACTTTGCGGTGCTGTATCGCCAGCACCGGCACCGCGAAGAGGTGATTCGCGAGCTGGCCGCGCGGCGGATTCCGTTCGTCGTGAAGGCGCTCGATGTGCTCGACACGCCCGAGGGGCGCGATGCGATTGCGCTGATGCGCGCGGTCGCCACGGGCGACGGCATCAGCCAGTTCCGCGCGGCGGCGCTGCCGCAATACTCCATTCGCGGCGAGGAGTTCAGGGAGCGGCTGGCGCTGCATCGCGGGAAAGTTGCGGAGGCGCTGGCCGATCTGGAGGGCGGCAAGGCATTGCTGCAGGAAGTGGCCAGCACGCGCGAGGAGGTGCGGCGGCGGCAGCTGAGCGCGAGCGCTGCACTGCACTTCATCGAGCGGCGATTCGCATTGTCCGATTCAGAGCCGCTGCGCGTTCTGCGCGAGTTCGTGGAGCGCTGGCGCGAGAAGCCGCTGGCCGTGCGTGGCGATCTGGATGAGTTCCTTGAGTATCTGGATTGGTACGTTGAATCGGGCGGCAGGGTCGCGCGCCCCGAGGACGACGAAGACACCGCGGTGCCTGATGCCGTGCGCCTGATGAGCGTCCACGGCGCCAAGGGCCTGGAGTTCCAGCACGTGTTCGTGCTGCGGGTCATCAAGCCCGGATTTCCCACCAGCCACCGCGAGCCGTTATTCGAGATGCCGAACGAGCTGCGAGGGCCGGCCGCGCCGGCAACGGATCCCGAGCTGCAGCATTACGAAGAAGAGCGGCGGCTGTTCTACGTGGCGATGACGCGCGCGCGCGACACACTCACGCTCAGCTCCAAGCGGGGCGCCGGTAAGAAGGACCCATCGCCACCCGGATATTTGCGCGAGTTGCTCACCGATCGCGAGGCAGCTCCCTTCCTGCGCCAGCGTGCCGCCGAACCGTACGCCACCGGGTTGGCCGCGGCGGCGCCCGCCTCGGCAGTGGCCGCCTGGATGGAGCTGCCGCCAATGCGGCGCCTTGACCTCGATCCGCTGAGCGCCACCGCGATCGAGAATTACGACCGGTGTCCGCTGAAGTACAAGATGGAGCGCGACTGGAAGCTGCCCGAGGAGCCTGCCGGCGCGCTGAGCAACGGCTGGGCAATGCACACCGCGCTCAAGGCTTTTTTCGATGCCGTGCAGGCGGGGCGGCCGATGACCGAGCCCGAGCTGCAGGCGTGCTTCGCCGCCGCCAGCGCCAGCGTGCAGTTCGAAGACGAATTCCAGCGCGAGTTGTACGCGCAGCAGGGGCGACAGCAGTTGCACGAGTTCTACGAACTGGTGACGCGCTCGCCGTTTCCGCGCGTGCAGGCCACGGAACAGCGCTTCCAGGTGGAAGTCGGAGGAGCGAAGGTGGTGGGCCGCTTCGATCGCGTGGACACGCTCGACGGCGCCGGCGTTGCGATCACCGATTACAAGTCGGGCAGGCCGCGAGACGACGACGATGCCGACCGGAGCTTGCAGCTCTCCGTCTACGCGCTCGCTGCCACCAAGCTGGGGATGCGGCCGGAGCGGCTGGCTTTCTTCAACCTGGAAAACAGCAGCACCGTGACCACTACGCGAAGCGCGAGCGATCTGCGCTCAGCGGAAAACAAGATTGCGGAAATCGCCTCGGCGATCGCCGCCGGAAAGTTTCAGGCGCGGCCCGGATATCACTGCGGCTGGTGTGGATGGCGCTCGCTGTGTCCGGAGACGGAAGAGCGGCTGTTTCAGATCGCGCCGCGATCGGATGCGGCATCGGCGGGCGCGGACGAAAGTCCGCAAACAAAAGACTAA
- a CDS encoding CPBP family intramembrane glutamic endopeptidase — MNENIVTAPAAPAAAAVEPPRRPLASPLHTAVLVLVAVAVSLAGSSSVGASIARHGRIRTYAFTIAYELVLLGWVWLGIRRRGESIRRLIAGRWKTPEDFLLDLAIAAGYWIVAIAVLAGLSFALGLAGQAQADAAKKTLFALAPSTRPELALFIALSCVAGFIEEVVFRGYLQRQFAALCGGSAVIGIVASGIVFGLSHGYEGARRMVVIAVYGILFGVLAYWRKSLRPGMIAHAWHDVISGLALRLLK; from the coding sequence ATGAACGAAAACATCGTCACCGCTCCCGCCGCACCCGCCGCTGCCGCCGTTGAGCCGCCCAGGCGCCCGCTGGCGTCGCCGCTGCACACCGCCGTCCTGGTTCTCGTCGCCGTTGCGGTGTCGCTCGCCGGCAGTTCGTCGGTCGGCGCCAGCATCGCGCGCCACGGCCGCATTCGCACTTACGCTTTCACAATCGCCTACGAGTTGGTGCTGCTCGGCTGGGTCTGGTTGGGAATTCGCCGCCGCGGCGAAAGCATTCGCAGGCTGATCGCCGGACGCTGGAAGACGCCGGAGGATTTCCTGCTCGACCTGGCGATCGCCGCCGGCTACTGGATCGTCGCGATCGCCGTTCTCGCGGGTCTTTCGTTCGCGCTCGGACTCGCCGGCCAGGCGCAGGCGGACGCGGCCAAAAAAACTCTGTTTGCGCTCGCACCTTCCACCCGGCCCGAGCTTGCGCTCTTCATCGCGCTCAGCTGTGTTGCCGGCTTCATCGAGGAAGTCGTCTTTCGCGGATATCTGCAGCGCCAGTTCGCCGCCTTGTGCGGCGGCAGCGCCGTCATCGGCATCGTCGCCTCCGGCATCGTGTTCGGACTTTCGCACGGATACGAAGGCGCCAGGCGCATGGTCGTGATCGCCGTTTATGGAATCCTGTTCGGCGTTCTCGCTTACTGGCGGAAGAGCCTGCGGCCGGGAATGATCGCGCACGCGTGGCATGACGTCATCAGCGGCCTTGCACTGCGACTGCTGAAGTAA
- a CDS encoding acetyl-CoA C-acetyltransferase has translation MDETVIISAVRTPIGKFQGALGEVPAPELGAMVVREAVKRAGVEPKQVDECIMGLVVAAGLGQNPARQAALRGGLLPEAGAMTINKVCGSGLKAVALAAQAIQTGNSDIVVAGGMESMSNAPYLLPQARKGYRLGNAQIVDAVVNDGLWDVYNNYHMGMTAENVAEKYGITRAEQDEFAVSSHRKAVAAQKECRFKSQILPVELPAKKKGQPAVVVEKDESPREDTTAETLAALKPVFKKDGTVTAGNAPGMNDGAAALVVTSALRAKELGAAPMARIVAQATSGVDPAWVMMAPVSGVRKIWQKTGWKPEDVDLYELNEAFSVQALAVVRELGIDPAKVNVNGGAVALGHPIGASGARVLTTLIYEMMRRDVHRGIAALCLGGGNSVAMAVER, from the coding sequence ATGGACGAGACGGTCATCATTTCCGCGGTGCGCACGCCGATCGGAAAATTTCAGGGAGCGCTGGGTGAAGTGCCGGCGCCGGAGTTAGGCGCGATGGTGGTGCGCGAGGCGGTGAAACGCGCGGGGGTCGAGCCGAAGCAGGTCGATGAGTGCATCATGGGCCTGGTGGTCGCGGCCGGACTGGGGCAGAACCCGGCGCGGCAGGCGGCGCTGCGCGGCGGGCTTCTTCCGGAAGCCGGGGCGATGACGATCAACAAAGTGTGCGGCTCAGGCCTGAAGGCGGTGGCGCTGGCGGCGCAGGCGATCCAGACGGGAAACAGCGACATCGTCGTCGCCGGCGGCATGGAGTCGATGAGCAACGCGCCGTACCTGCTGCCGCAGGCGCGCAAGGGATACCGGCTGGGCAACGCGCAGATCGTTGACGCGGTGGTGAATGACGGCCTGTGGGACGTGTACAACAACTACCACATGGGCATGACGGCGGAGAACGTGGCCGAGAAGTACGGCATCACGCGCGCCGAGCAGGATGAGTTCGCGGTGAGCTCGCATCGCAAGGCAGTTGCCGCGCAGAAGGAGTGCCGGTTCAAGTCGCAGATCCTGCCGGTCGAACTGCCGGCCAAGAAGAAAGGGCAGCCGGCGGTCGTGGTCGAGAAAGACGAATCGCCGCGCGAGGACACCACGGCGGAAACTCTGGCGGCGCTGAAGCCGGTCTTCAAGAAAGACGGCACGGTGACCGCCGGCAACGCGCCGGGGATGAACGACGGCGCGGCGGCGCTGGTGGTGACCAGCGCGCTGCGCGCCAAGGAACTCGGCGCCGCGCCGATGGCGCGCATCGTGGCACAGGCGACCAGCGGCGTGGACCCGGCGTGGGTGATGATGGCGCCGGTCTCGGGCGTGCGGAAGATCTGGCAGAAGACCGGGTGGAAGCCGGAAGATGTTGACCTCTACGAACTGAACGAAGCGTTCTCGGTGCAGGCGCTGGCGGTGGTGCGCGAGCTGGGCATCGATCCGGCCAAGGTCAATGTGAACGGCGGGGCGGTGGCGCTGGGACATCCGATTGGCGCCAGCGGCGCGCGCGTGCTGACGACCCTCATCTACGAGATGATGCGGCGCGACGTGCATCGGGGCATCGCCGCGCTGTGCCTGGGCGGAGGGAACTCGGTGGCGATGGCGGTGGAGAGATAG
- a CDS encoding DUF6496 domain-containing protein, which produces MPEKETIERAREDERQGKSPSTQAGEFVREEIEHVREGKHGAESPQQAIAIGLSKARRAGVKLPAPRRGRASARTRKQARRDLRRGRTRRKTSARRSRATTRALRRKGRGAASRRSLSRQARAAARRRGAASRPKAAAKAVRTRGRKGMQRAARRAAATRRRAA; this is translated from the coding sequence ATGCCCGAGAAGGAAACCATCGAACGTGCCCGTGAAGACGAGCGTCAAGGCAAGTCACCCAGCACCCAGGCGGGCGAATTCGTCCGCGAAGAGATAGAACACGTCCGCGAAGGCAAGCACGGCGCCGAGTCGCCGCAACAGGCGATCGCCATCGGACTCTCCAAAGCAAGACGCGCCGGAGTAAAGCTTCCCGCGCCCCGCCGCGGACGGGCGTCCGCTCGAACGCGGAAACAGGCGCGGCGCGACTTGCGACGCGGGCGCACCCGCCGAAAGACGTCGGCGCGTCGCTCGCGCGCGACCACGCGCGCCCTGCGCCGCAAGGGACGCGGCGCTGCCTCACGCCGCAGCTTGTCGCGCCAGGCCCGCGCCGCCGCCCGCCGCCGTGGCGCCGCCAGCCGTCCTAAGGCCGCCGCGAAAGCTGTGCGCACCAGGGGCAGGAAGGGCATGCAGCGCGCCGCGCGCAGGGCGGCCGCAACCCGTCGTCGCGCCGCCTGA
- a CDS encoding YifB family Mg chelatase-like AAA ATPase, translating to MLYKTLSAAVYGIDASIIEVEVDVSGIKEAEDHFMTVGLPDAAVRESRERIRAALKNCGYDIPPTHITINLAPADIRKEGSGFDLPMAMGILGAYGAITRKDLSDFVFVGELSLDGGLRGVRGALPIAIEARSKKIKQLIVPEANAREAAMVTGVDVFPVRSLIDVVKFLNQGNGIAPVRVDMQAELARARQGGVDFRDVRGQQTAKRALEVACAGGHNILMIGPPGSGKTMLAKRVPTILPPLTFEEALETTKIHSVAGVLEAGAGLVGARPFRAPHHTISDAGLIGGGMVPRPGEVSLAHNGVLFLDELPEFPRNVLEVMRQPLEDGSVSIARAAMSLTFPARFMLAAAMNPCPCGYFNDRSRECHCTQPIIQRYVSKISGPLLDRIDIHIDVPAVNYKELRGGAAPEGSEQIAARVERAREVQLNRFAAAKERIYCNAQMGPRQIRTFCDLSTESERLLERAMAQQGLSARAHDRILKVARTVADLEGTADIAPKHIAEAIQYRTLDRTYWAS from the coding sequence ATGCTCTACAAAACACTCAGCGCGGCGGTTTACGGGATTGATGCCAGCATCATCGAGGTTGAGGTTGACGTCTCCGGCATCAAGGAGGCGGAAGACCACTTCATGACGGTTGGGCTGCCGGACGCGGCGGTGCGCGAGAGCCGGGAGCGCATCCGGGCGGCGCTGAAGAACTGCGGCTACGATATTCCGCCAACCCACATCACGATCAACCTGGCGCCGGCGGACATCCGCAAAGAGGGTTCGGGGTTCGACCTGCCGATGGCGATGGGCATCCTGGGAGCGTACGGGGCGATCACGCGCAAGGACCTGAGCGATTTTGTTTTCGTAGGCGAGCTGTCGCTCGACGGCGGGCTGCGCGGCGTGCGGGGCGCGCTGCCGATCGCGATTGAGGCGCGCTCCAAGAAAATCAAGCAGCTGATCGTGCCGGAGGCGAACGCGCGCGAGGCGGCGATGGTGACCGGCGTCGATGTGTTTCCGGTGCGCTCGCTGATCGACGTGGTGAAGTTTCTCAACCAGGGGAACGGCATCGCGCCGGTGCGTGTGGACATGCAGGCGGAGCTGGCGCGGGCGCGGCAGGGCGGCGTGGACTTCCGCGACGTGCGCGGACAGCAGACGGCGAAGCGGGCGCTGGAGGTGGCGTGCGCCGGCGGGCACAACATTCTGATGATCGGGCCGCCGGGATCGGGCAAGACGATGCTGGCCAAGCGCGTGCCGACGATCCTGCCGCCGCTGACTTTCGAAGAAGCGCTGGAGACGACCAAGATCCACAGCGTGGCGGGCGTGCTGGAAGCGGGCGCGGGGCTGGTTGGAGCGCGTCCGTTTCGCGCGCCGCACCACACCATCAGCGACGCGGGACTGATTGGCGGCGGGATGGTGCCGCGTCCGGGAGAAGTTTCGCTGGCGCACAACGGCGTGCTGTTTCTGGACGAGCTGCCGGAGTTTCCGCGCAACGTGCTCGAGGTGATGCGGCAGCCGCTGGAGGATGGGTCGGTGTCGATCGCGCGGGCGGCGATGTCGCTGACGTTTCCGGCGCGCTTCATGCTGGCGGCGGCGATGAATCCGTGTCCGTGCGGATACTTCAACGACCGTTCGAGGGAGTGCCACTGCACGCAGCCGATCATCCAGCGCTATGTGTCGAAGATTTCCGGGCCGCTGCTGGACCGCATCGACATTCACATTGACGTGCCGGCGGTGAACTACAAAGAGCTGCGCGGCGGGGCGGCGCCGGAGGGCTCGGAGCAGATTGCCGCGCGCGTGGAGCGGGCGCGGGAAGTGCAGCTCAACCGCTTCGCGGCGGCGAAGGAGCGGATCTACTGCAACGCGCAGATGGGCCCGCGGCAGATCCGCACCTTCTGCGACCTGAGCACCGAGAGCGAGCGCCTGCTGGAGCGGGCGATGGCGCAGCAGGGGCTGAGCGCGCGCGCGCACGACCGCATCCTGAAGGTCGCGCGCACGGTAGCCGACCTGGAGGGCACGGCCGACATCGCGCCGAAGCACATCGCGGAGGCGATCCAGTATCGGACGCTGGACAGGACGTATTGGGCGTCGTGA